AACATTCTGCGCAACCTCGTTGACGTGGGCTGCAAGGTTACCGTCGTTCCGGCAACGGCCAGCGCCGATGAAGTGCTTGCCTACAACCCCGACGGGATTTTCCTCTCGAACGGCCCCGGCGATCCCGAGGGCGTTCCCTACGCGGCCGAGACGGTTGCGAAGCTCATCGGCAAGAAGCCCATCTTTGGAATTTGCCTGGGCCACCAGATCCTCTCGCTCTCGCTGGGGGCGAAGACCTACAAGCTGAAATTCGGGCACCGCGGCGGCAACCAGCCGGTCAAGGATTTTGCCACCGGGCGGGTGGAAATCTCCTCGCAGAACCATGGCTTTGCCGTGGACCTGGACTCGCTCTCGGGCACGCCGCTTGAATCGACCCACATCAACCTGAACGATCAGACCTCCGAGGGCGTGCGCCACAAGGAGCTGCCGGTCTTCAGCGTGCAGTACCACCCGGAGGCATCGCCGGGCCCCCACGATTCGAGCTACCTGTTCGAACGCTTCGTGGAACTCATGGAGAAGAAGGCTTGAGCGACTTCGCCCCCATCGAAGACATCGGCGAGATCACCGGATCGCTGCCCGATGACGCGTGGAACGAGCTCTATGAGAAGCTCGTTCTTGAGGCCGTGCAGGGCGGCAAGGCGCCGGGCTTTGAAAAGGCGCGGGCCCACTACTTCGCACGCACGGGCGAGGTCTATGCCGACGACCAGGACTACAACCAGCGCATGAGCCTGTTCCTCGACTGGTTCATCTTCGGCTGGAAGGACGATGAGGGGCGGACGCCCGCGGAGCGGATTCTCTCCGATCCAGAGAGCGGCCTGGAGGCCCTCGCCGACCTGCAGCACTCGCTCTACGAATACCTGGGCGACAAGGGCGAGCACTTCCGCCTGCGCGACCTGATCTCGGGCGAAAAGATTTTCGTGGTGGCCGGGCCGAACTCGCCATTCCTGACCAAGGACGATCCCTTCGAGACGCGGCTCATCTCCACCTACGACGGGCTGCATCTGGTCGGTCCGGTGTGCCTGCATCCGGGTGCGGCCAAGAAAGTCATCGCCAGGCGCATCAAGGTGCTGCGCAAGGAATACAAGAAGATGCCCGAAGAGCTGCCCGCGCGCACGGAGGAGCTGCTGCTCCACCTGCGCGAGCTGCGCACCAAGGCCCAGCGTTACGCGCACGTCGATCCCGCGAAGATCTACGGCGAGGCGCTGGCCGGTTGAGTTTGTAAAAACGGATCCCACGCGTGCGGTGAAAGCGCGCGAGAAGAACAAGAAGAGACATGCCGAAGCGTACAGACATCCACAAAATCATGCTCATTGGCGCCGGACCCATCATCATCGGGCAGGCCTGTGAATTCGACTACTCGGGCACCCAGGCCTGCAAGGCGCTCAAGGAAGAGGGCTACGAGGTCGTGCTGGTCAACTCCAACCCGGCCACCATCATGACCGACCCGGAGTTTGCCGATCGCACCTACGTCGAGCCGATCACGGCCGAGGTGGTCGAGAAGATCATCGCCAAGGAGCAGCCCGACGCCCTGTTGCCCACCGTGGGCGGGCAGACCGCGCTCAACTGCGCGATGGACCTGCATCGCCTGGGTGTGCTCGAGCAGTACAATGTCGAGCTGATCGGCGCCTCGATCAAGGCCATCGAGAAGGCCGAGGACCGCGAGCTCTTCAAGGAAGCAATGGACAAGATCGGCCTGTCCATGCCCAGTGGCGGCTTTGCCAAGAACATCGAAGAAGCCTGGAAGATCGCCGACCAGGTGGGCTTCCCCGCGATCATCCGCCCTTCCTACACCCTGGGCGGCACCGGCGGCTCGGTCGTCTACAACAAGAAGGAATACGAGACGCAGGTGAAGTGGGGTCTCGAAGCCTCGCCGGTTCACGAAGTGCTGATCGAGCAGAGCATCCTGGGCTGGAAGGAATACGAGCTCGAAGTGATGCGCGATACCGCCGACAACGTGGTCATCATCTGCTCCATCGAGAACTTCGATCCCATGGGCGTGCACACCGGCGACTCCATCACCGTGGCGCCCGCGCAGACGCTCTCCGACAAGGAATACCAGCTTCTTCGCGACGCCTCGCTCAACATCATTCGCGAGATCGGCGTCGATACCGGCGGCTCGAACATCCAGTTCGGCATCAATCCCCAGAATGGCGAGATGGTGGTCATCGAGATGAACCCGCGCGTCTCGCGCTCCTCGGCGCTGGCCTCGAAGGCGACGGGCTTCCCCATTGCCAAGATCGCGGCGAAGCTCGCCGTGGGTTACAGCCTTGACGAGATTCCCAACGACATCACCCGCGAGACGCCGGCCTCCTTCGAACCGACCATCGACTACGTCGTGACGAAGATCCCGCGCTTTGCCTTCGAGAAGTTCCCGCAGGCGGACTCTACCCTGACCACCCAGATGAAGAGCGTGGGCGAGGCCATGAGCATCGGCCGCACTTTCAAGGAGAGCTTCCAGAAGGCGCTGCGCTCGCTGGAGATCGACCAGTGGGGCTTCGACAGCCCCGAAGACGATGGTTCGCTGAGTCTGGAAGAGCGCCTGCGCGTCCCCAAGGCCGAGCGCCTGTGGTGGATCGGCGAGGCCTTCCGCCGCGGAATGAGCATGGAGGAAGTCTTCGAGATCACGAAGGTGGATCCCTGGTTCCTCGGCAATATCGAGGAAATCGTTGCCGCCGAGAAGGACGTCACCGAGAACGGTGGGCTCGAGGACGCGGCACGGCTGCGCGAGCTCAAGCGCATGGGCTTTTCCGACCGGCGGCTCGCTGCGCTCTCGGGCAAGAGCGAGGAAGAGGTCCGCACGCTCCGCTACGACAACGGGATTCGCCCAGTCTACAAGCGCGTCGATACCTGCGGCGCGGAGTTCGAGGCCCACACGCCCTATCTCTATTCGACCTATGAGGACGAAGACGAAGCCGATGTCACCGACAGGGAAAAGATCATCATCCTGGGTGGTGGTCCCAATCGCATCGGCCAGGGAATCGAGTTCGACTACTGCTGCGTCCACGCCGCCTTTGCTTTGAGCGCCGACGGTTACGAGACCATCATGGTCAACTGCAATCCCGAGACGGTCTCCACCGACTATGACACCTCCGACCGGCTCTACTTCGAGCCGCTTACCCTCGAAGACGTGATGCACATCGTCGAGGCCGAAAAGCCCAAGGGCGTCATCGTGCAGTTCGGCGGGCAGACCCCGCTCAAACTGGCGGTTCCGCTCGAAAAACTCGGCGTTCCGATTCTGGGGACGAGTCCCGACGCCATCGACCGCGCCGAAGACCGGCGCCGCTTCTCCGAGGTGATCGACAAGGTCGGCCTAAAGCAGCCCGAGAACGGGACGGCGACGAGCGCCGAAGAGGCCGTCGCCATCGCCGGGGGCATCGGCTACCCGGTGCTCGTGCGTCCCTCCTACGTGCTGGGCGGACGCGCAATGGAAATCGTCTACGACGAGGCTGCCCTGCGCCGCTACATGGCGACCGCAGTGAAGGCCTCGCCCGACCATCCGGTGCTCGTTGATGCTTTCCTCGACGACGCGATCGAAGTCGACGTGGACTGTCTTTCCGATGGCAAACGCGCCGTGGTTGCCGGGCTCATGGAACACATCGAGCAGGCGGGCGTTCACTCGGGCGACAGCGCCTGCGCGATTCCGCCGTTCTCGCTCTCAAAGGAAGTGATCGAAACCATCAAGCAGCAGACCCGCGACATCGCGCTCGAACTGGGCGTCGTCGGTCTGATGAACGTGCAGTGGGCCGTCAAGGATGGTGATGTCTACGTGCTCGAAGTCAACCCGCGCGCCTCGCGCACGGTGCCGTTTGTCTCGAAGGCCAAGGGGATTCCGCTTGCCAAAATCGCTTCGCAGGTCATGGCGGGCAAGAGCCTCGATGAGCTTGGCGTGGAAGACCCCGGCAGCCCCGACCACGTGGCGGTCAAGGAAGCGGTCTTCCCCTTCATCAAGTTCCCCAATGTCGACACCATTCTGAGTCCGGAGATGAAATCCACGGGCGAGGTCATGGGGATCGATCGCGACTTCGGCACGGCCTTCTACAAAAGCCAGATTGCCGCCGGGCAGAACCTGCCGACCTCGGGAATGGTGTTCATCTCCG
This sequence is a window from Chrysiogenia bacterium. Protein-coding genes within it:
- the carA gene encoding glutamine-hydrolyzing carbamoyl-phosphate synthase small subunit, whose protein sequence is VRHIRDAGAQMGVLSTEDLDPKSLVEKAKNAPGLVGRDLVKEVTCEKPYEWTEGTWKLGEGYTKPANLKHHVVAMDFGIKRNILRNLVDVGCKVTVVPATASADEVLAYNPDGIFLSNGPGDPEGVPYAAETVAKLIGKKPIFGICLGHQILSLSLGAKTYKLKFGHRGGNQPVKDFATGRVEISSQNHGFAVDLDSLSGTPLESTHINLNDQTSEGVRHKELPVFSVQYHPEASPGPHDSSYLFERFVELMEKKA
- the carB gene encoding carbamoyl-phosphate synthase large subunit, with amino-acid sequence MPKRTDIHKIMLIGAGPIIIGQACEFDYSGTQACKALKEEGYEVVLVNSNPATIMTDPEFADRTYVEPITAEVVEKIIAKEQPDALLPTVGGQTALNCAMDLHRLGVLEQYNVELIGASIKAIEKAEDRELFKEAMDKIGLSMPSGGFAKNIEEAWKIADQVGFPAIIRPSYTLGGTGGSVVYNKKEYETQVKWGLEASPVHEVLIEQSILGWKEYELEVMRDTADNVVIICSIENFDPMGVHTGDSITVAPAQTLSDKEYQLLRDASLNIIREIGVDTGGSNIQFGINPQNGEMVVIEMNPRVSRSSALASKATGFPIAKIAAKLAVGYSLDEIPNDITRETPASFEPTIDYVVTKIPRFAFEKFPQADSTLTTQMKSVGEAMSIGRTFKESFQKALRSLEIDQWGFDSPEDDGSLSLEERLRVPKAERLWWIGEAFRRGMSMEEVFEITKVDPWFLGNIEEIVAAEKDVTENGGLEDAARLRELKRMGFSDRRLAALSGKSEEEVRTLRYDNGIRPVYKRVDTCGAEFEAHTPYLYSTYEDEDEADVTDREKIIILGGGPNRIGQGIEFDYCCVHAAFALSADGYETIMVNCNPETVSTDYDTSDRLYFEPLTLEDVMHIVEAEKPKGVIVQFGGQTPLKLAVPLEKLGVPILGTSPDAIDRAEDRRRFSEVIDKVGLKQPENGTATSAEEAVAIAGGIGYPVLVRPSYVLGGRAMEIVYDEAALRRYMATAVKASPDHPVLVDAFLDDAIEVDVDCLSDGKRAVVAGLMEHIEQAGVHSGDSACAIPPFSLSKEVIETIKQQTRDIALELGVVGLMNVQWAVKDGDVYVLEVNPRASRTVPFVSKAKGIPLAKIASQVMAGKSLDELGVEDPGSPDHVAVKEAVFPFIKFPNVDTILSPEMKSTGEVMGIDRDFGTAFYKSQIAAGQNLPTSGMVFISVRDADKEGILPLAKQLKDLGFELIGTGGTARFLNEKGIETEVVNKVMQGRPHIVDRMISGDIALVFNTTHGAKAVQDSYSLRRAALENRIPYQTTLAGARAAVEAIATIKKSAFGVGALQDYHSRKST